A genome region from Vibrio tapetis subsp. tapetis includes the following:
- a CDS encoding AAA family ATPase yields the protein MLIKFICKNFYSFGGEQEVSFEVGKKPSASYYDINLDSGERLNKVLAVVGANGAGKTQLLRPLAFLGSFISTSVFDYKPSENIPYMPHRLYTDKSTDFELYFMLGGEQYKYNLSITKNDVLLESLYKKTSRSYSYVFVRERTEDGYSYKQKGFGFSVAQAKKVRSNVSVISAAFQQSVSNASKFYEYFDSFIFNVNMMGRRHFNDGDILEATEFLKKDSGLKQRLHQAVFDFDLGIHDIEYKSQKLTDEKGDEIEFDFPFAIHKCEKGEFTLPLFEESSGTKALFVMLRRVLPVLQYGGVAILDEIDNDLHPHMLPVILNWFKHKETNQHDAQLIFTCHTPEVLNILKKHQVYLVEKECLESDAWRLDEMVGIRADDNLYAKYQAGALGAVPNV from the coding sequence GTGTTAATAAAATTTATCTGTAAAAATTTCTACTCTTTTGGCGGTGAGCAAGAAGTATCTTTTGAAGTTGGGAAAAAACCATCAGCTTCCTACTACGACATAAACCTAGACTCTGGTGAGCGTCTGAACAAGGTATTGGCTGTTGTTGGTGCTAATGGTGCTGGTAAAACTCAGTTGTTGCGTCCACTTGCTTTCCTTGGTTCATTTATATCGACTTCTGTGTTCGATTATAAACCATCTGAGAATATCCCATACATGCCACACCGATTGTATACCGATAAGTCTACTGATTTTGAGTTGTACTTCATGCTCGGAGGGGAGCAGTACAAATACAACTTATCGATTACAAAAAACGATGTATTGTTGGAATCACTGTATAAAAAAACAAGTCGTAGCTACTCGTATGTGTTCGTCAGAGAGAGAACTGAGGATGGATACAGCTACAAGCAAAAAGGCTTCGGCTTTTCTGTAGCTCAAGCCAAGAAAGTGAGAAGTAATGTCTCTGTTATTTCAGCAGCATTCCAACAGAGTGTGTCTAACGCATCTAAGTTCTATGAGTACTTTGATAGTTTTATTTTCAATGTGAATATGATGGGGCGCAGACATTTCAATGATGGTGATATTCTGGAAGCGACCGAGTTTTTAAAAAAAGATAGTGGGTTGAAACAGAGATTACATCAAGCTGTCTTTGACTTCGATTTGGGAATTCACGATATTGAATATAAGTCGCAAAAGCTTACAGATGAGAAAGGAGACGAAATAGAGTTTGATTTTCCTTTCGCTATCCATAAGTGCGAAAAAGGTGAATTTACACTCCCACTCTTCGAGGAATCTAGCGGTACTAAAGCTCTTTTTGTAATGCTTCGTAGGGTACTTCCAGTACTACAATATGGTGGTGTTGCTATTTTAGATGAGATTGATAACGACCTCCATCCTCATATGCTCCCAGTCATTCTGAATTGGTTTAAGCACAAAGAGACTAACCAGCATGATGCACAGCTTATCTTTACCTGTCACACACCAGAAGTGCTAAATATACTCAAGAAACACCAAGTCTACCTCGTAGAAAAAGAGTGCCTTGAAAGTGATGCTTGGCGTCTGGATGAAATGGTAGGCATCCGTGCCGATGACAACCTTTACGCTAAGTACCAAGCTGGTGCTCTAGGTGCAGTACCCAACGTATAG